From a single Maylandia zebra isolate NMK-2024a linkage group LG3, Mzebra_GT3a, whole genome shotgun sequence genomic region:
- the LOC143416895 gene encoding focadhesin-like, whose amino-acid sequence MLAGSPKLRAVGLRLMTALWKKQDRVYPELQRLMSQQDSRVVLGRDAQWEQILARAACVRDICRERPYQHAGDMVAKPP is encoded by the exons ATGCTGGCCGGCTCCCCCAAGCTGAGAGCAGTGGGACTGCGCCTCATGACCGCTCTGTGGAAAAAACAG GACCGGGTCTACCCAGAGCTGCAGCGTCTAATGAGCCAGCAGGACAGCAGGGTGGTGCTGGGGAGGGACGCCCAGTGGGAGCAGATCCTGGCCAGGGCCGCCTGTGTCAGGGACATCTGCAGAGAGAG GCCTTACCAGCATGCAGGGGACATGGTGGCTAAACCTCCTTAG